Proteins encoded together in one Tripterygium wilfordii isolate XIE 37 chromosome 14, ASM1340144v1, whole genome shotgun sequence window:
- the LOC120014201 gene encoding uncharacterized protein LOC120014201: MREPGEIEKAPVDAGVCIQHSCHEHDLIRYDPGKIPEDKQELLSGMDYEKCYACSNYVKKIDYFCNECDFFLHKRCADLPREFHSPFHIEHPLTLLHKLPYPSRCNICEAIISGKINYAEVE, translated from the coding sequence ATGAGGGAGCCGGGAGAGATTGAGAAGGCACCAGTAGATGCTGGGGTGTGTATTCAGCATTCTTGCCACGAACATGACTTGATCAGGTACGATCCTGGTAAAATTCCTGAAGATAAGCAGGAGCTGCTTTCGGGAATGGATTATGAAAAGTGCTATGCCTGCTCAAATTACGTGAAAAAGATCGATTACTTCTGCAACGAATGCGATTTCTTCTTGCACAAACGCTGTGCTGACTTACCGAGAGAGTTCCACAGCCCGTTTCACATCGAACATCCTCTCACTCTCCTACATAAGTTGCCTTATCCTTCAAGATGTAATATTTGTGAAGCAATTATAAGTGGTAAAATAAACTATGCGGAAGTTGAATGA
- the LOC120014202 gene encoding uncharacterized protein LOC120014202 — MSEATGRRKEIHDSEIQHCTHEHPLIPRDFSEAYTPNCQGCTLPTLSLGYDCIKGRCSFAFHIPCAQASREKLQEHPFHPSHPLTVLTKSPYPYGDKIWCGGCGKSVDGFFLHCAEPDCKFDLHIVCSQLLPVVKHYRHEHLLVFFEELNPDTEFRSCITCDGKCVTQLYRCVPCDFNIHSGCVNLPEIVKYKEHDDPLTLKNKYIDEGVLYGDYYCDACEKPRDIEHGVYLCADCEYITHIDCALAEAEYTIPEIVATFHSKIEEKEGQKEVDTSADREVAEIKPAIEPTTETNSSRECPEEIIKLRDEIEAMTTEIMAELGVVMKKLRDLEIKYAK, encoded by the exons ATGTCAGAAGCAAcgggaagaagaaaagaaatacaCGACAGT GAGATTCAACATTGCACGCACGAGCATCCTTTGATCCCTAGAGATTTTAGTGAGGCATATACCCCCAACTGCCAAGGTTGCACACTTCCAACCCTCAGTCTGGGTTATGACTGCATCAAGGGTCGGTGTTCATTTGCATTTCACATACCGTGTGCTCAAGCGTCGAGAGAAAAACTCCAGGAACACCCTTTTCATCCATCACATCCTCTCACTGTTCTTACCAAGTCACCCTACCCTTATGGTGATAAGATCTGGTGCGGTGGTTGTGGCAAGTCCGTGGACGGGTTTTTCTTGCACTGTGCCGAGCCTGACTGCAAATTTGACCTACACATTGTATGCTCACAACTGCTGCCCGTTGTAAAACACTATCGTCATGAGCATCTGCTCGTCTTCTTCGAGGAACTAAACCCCGATACTGAGTTTCGATCTTGTATCACTTGTGATGGCAAGTGTGTTACTCAATTGTATCGTTGCGTTCCATGTGATTTCAACATCCATTCCGGATGTGTAAACTTACCCGAAATTGTCAAGTATAAAGAACACGACGACCCTCTCACTCTCAAGAACAAGTATATAGATGAGGGAGTGCTTTATGGCGACTACTACTGTGATGCCTGCGAGAAACCACGAGACATTGAACATGGAGTCTACTTATGTGCTGATTGCGAGTATATTACTCATATTGACTGCGCACTCGCTGAG GCGGAATACACAATACCAGAAATAGTGGCAACCTTCCACAGCAAAATTGAAGAGAAAGAAGGTCAAAAGGAAGTAGATACATCAGCGGACCGGGAGGTAGCGGAGATAAAACCTGCTATAGAACCCACGACTGAAACGAACAGCTCTAGAGAATGTCCAGAGGAAATTATAAAGTTACGCGACGAAATAGAAGCAATGACAACAGAGATTATGGCAGAACTGGGGGTTGTCATGAAAAAATTAAGAGATCTTGAGATCAAATATGCCAAATGA